Part of the Planctomycetota bacterium genome is shown below.
CCGTGCCGCCGGGAATGGGCGGCCGCGTGCAGGACGGCTCGATCCAGACGGCCAACGTCCAGAAGGTGAGGGTTCTGGGAATCTCCTGGACGTGGTTCGCGGAGGATGTGGACCCGGAGACGGGCCGCCCGCAGCTTTTCGACTACAACGATCCCACGCTGGGCATCGCGGTGGACGACGTGCGTCCGACGCTGAAGCTCGGGATCCGGGACGGACAGCTCACGTACGGCCCCTTCGAGGACGACGCCTTCTCGGCGGTGCGGGCCCCGGACGGAACGGTGCCGGTGATCCAGGATCCCCGCCAGGTGCGGTACTTCGCGCACTTCGGCCTGGAAGGCGCGCAGCTTCAGACGATCCTCCTGGCCACTCCGGTCCTCGATGACGTGACGCTCTATTACGACGACGCGGGATCGCACCTTCTCTCGTATACTTTCGACAACAGGATCTTCTAGCCATGAAGAAACCGACGACGATGCTGGCGGCGGCGTTCGCGGCGGCGCTCCTGGGGCCGGCCGCGGCCGATCAGGAAGAGCCCGCGGTCACGCTCCTCTGCAAGCCGCCCGCGGCGCGGGCGCGGATCCCGCGCCTGCGCCTGGACGGAACGGCCGCCTATCCCGACCGCACCGTCCTGCGCCTCCACCTGGCGCGGCAGTTCGAGATGTGGGCGGGCGGGCGCATCCTGCCCACTTCGATCGGAGGCAGCGGCGGCTTCGTCGAGGTCCGCAACCGCAAGTTCGTCTACGAGCCCCTGTTCGAAGGGCCGGGCCACTACCTCATCCGCGTGGAGTTCAACCTCGACAGCCAGCTGGAGCCGTTGCGGGAGTCCCTCAAAAAGCACCCGCCCCGCAAGGAATGGACCTTCCAGTTCGCCGCCTGGGGGGATGAGCTGGGAACCCAGCTCGGCAAGCTGCCGGAGATCGACCAGCTGGCGGCCGAGACCTTGGAACTCATCGGGCGCATCGAAAAAGCGTGCGTCTCCAAGGCCTCCTGGGACTCCCAGGCCAAGGAGCTCAACAAAGAGGTGGTCAAGCTCATGGCCAAAATCGAAGGCGAGAAGCAGGACCTCAAGACGGTTTTCCCCGCTTCCATGAGCCAGCTTTATTACACCGTCCGTTCGATCCGGGGCACATCGGATCTTTTCGTCTGGGAAAACGGAAAGTTCGCCGGGGGCCGCTCGTACCACGCCGAGAACCAGAAGGTGAAGACCCACCGGGAGGAGGATTTCACGTTCGAAAACCTGCGCCGGTACGTCGAAGAGGTCCCCTCGCTGGCCGGCCGCGAGTTCGCGCTCTGGGTGGTCAAAGACCTCCGGCGAACCGAGGGCAAGCTCTCTTCGGCCCTGGAGGACGTCCTGAAGGCGAACGCCGCGCACGCGGGAGTGGCGCCCTACGCCGAGCGTCTCCAGAAGGCGGCGCCCGCGGATCTGGATCTTCTGGAAACGGAGATTCGCGGCGCCGCGCCGCAGAAGCCCAAGCCGCCCGAGGAGAAGCCCAAACCCCAGGACGAGAAGCCCAACGCGCCGGGGAAGTCCTCATGAGCTCCGCCCTCGCGACCGCGTGCCTTCTGCTCCTGGCCGCCCCCCAGGAGAAAAAGGATCCGTTCCAGGCGCATCCCAAGGTGGACCAGCGCCGCGTCGACGAGGCCATCCGCAAGGGCATCGCGTTCCTCAAGGGCGCGGGTTCCCCGGGCGCCCATCAGGGCATCGCCAACTCGGACGAGCTTGTCCTCTGGACGTTCGTCCACGCGGGCGTGCCCGAGACCGACCCCCGCTTCCAGCAGCTCTTCCGGAACATGATGCAGGCACCGCTCGAGAAAACCTACAAGGTCGCGCTGCAGGCGATGATCCTGGAGGAGATGCACCGCGTCCGCTACCAGGCGCGGATCCAGCAGTGCGCCCAGTTCCTCGTGGACAACCAGTGCCGGAACGGCCAGTGGAGCTACGGGGAACCCTCCATCTACGTGAACGACATCCCCGTTCCCACCGGCGGCGAAGGCGGCCGGGACGTGGCCACGGGCGGAAAGGGAGACGTCCGGATCCGCGAATACGACCCGGCCCTTCCGGTCACCCAGCGCCAGAAGCCCAAGGTCGTCAAGAAAGTCTCCGTCAGGAAGAAGAAGGACGGCCCCGCCTCCGGCGACAATTCCAATTCGCAATACGCGGCGCTGGGGCTTCGCGCCTGCCACGACGCCGGGGTCCTTCTGCCCAAGGAATCGATCGAGCTGGCCGCGCAGTGGTGGCGGGACGCGCTGCATCCCCCCGACGACCCCGCCGCGGCGCGGCGGAATCCTCTGGCCAGCGAAGGCTGGTGCTACGGCCCGCGCAGCCACGGCCACAAGGGATACGGATCGATGACGGCGGGCGCCGTCGGCAGCCTGGCCATCCTGAATTACATTCTCGAGAAGGATTGGAAGCGCGACCGGGAAATCCAGATCGGCCTGGACTGGCTGACGCGCTTCTTCGCCGTAAGCTTCAACCCCGGACCCTACGAGCACGGCGACGGAAAAGTGGACTCCCAGCACCAGTACTATTACTATATGTATGCGTTGGAGCGGGCGGGGGTCCTGTACGGGACGGAGACGTTCGGGGTCCACGAGTGGTACCCCGCGGGGGCGGAGCAGCTCCTGAAGGACCAGCGGCCCGACGGCTCCTGGGCCAACCAGGACGGGGCCAACCCGGTCTGGGATACCTGCTTCGCGATCCTGTTTTTGCGGCGGGCCACGCGTCCCCTCGAGGACGTAGCCACCCGTCCCGCGCGAAAGCCGTAACGCCAGGACCTTCCGGGAACGTAAGCTTCAGGGGCGAGCCATGGGATCGCTTCGGGTCCGCCTTCCACCGGCCGAATCCGGCGGGCGGGAACGACGCGAGACGAGGAGGCGAACTATGGCGCGTTGGCTCGTGGTTTCGGTTCTGGCGGCGCTGCCCGCCCATGCCGCGCAGCAGGGTCAGGGACAACCCCCTCCCTTTCCGCCCTTCAAAGTCGACCAGGTCAAAGTCGACCGGGCGATCGAAAAAGGGATCGCCTACCTCAAGTCCCGCAACGCCGACCACCTCCGGCGGTTCGAGCACATCGGCCGCCAGATGCAGAACTGTGAGCTGGTGCTGTGGACCTACGTCCACGCCGGCGTCCCCGAAACCGATCCCGCCTTCAAGCAGCTTTTCGACGACATGATGGCCCGCCGGCTCGAGGCCACCTACTGCGTGGCGCTCCAGGCCATGGTCCTGGAGGAGGTCGAGCGGGTGAAATACCAGGGCCGCATCTGGCAGTGCGCCCAGTTCCTCGTGGACAACCAGAGCGCGGACGGCTACTGGGGATACGGCGACCCCACGATCTTCGCCGAGGATCCGCCCGTCCCGACGACGAGCGTCCCCCGCGACGTCGCCAGCGGCGGCGGCCAGATCCGGCGGCTGAAGCCCGGCGAAACCCTTCCTCCGCCCGGCACCCGCACGAAGCCTCCGGTCAAGCGCCGCCTCAAGGTGGAAAAAAAGAAGGACGGCAACCCCAACGACAACTCGAATTCCCAGTACGCGGCGCTGGGCCTGCGCGCCTGTCACGACGCGGGCATCGACCTCCCCCCCGCCGTGA
Proteins encoded:
- a CDS encoding prenyltransferase/squalene oxidase repeat-containing protein, yielding MSSALATACLLLLAAPQEKKDPFQAHPKVDQRRVDEAIRKGIAFLKGAGSPGAHQGIANSDELVLWTFVHAGVPETDPRFQQLFRNMMQAPLEKTYKVALQAMILEEMHRVRYQARIQQCAQFLVDNQCRNGQWSYGEPSIYVNDIPVPTGGEGGRDVATGGKGDVRIREYDPALPVTQRQKPKVVKKVSVRKKKDGPASGDNSNSQYAALGLRACHDAGVLLPKESIELAAQWWRDALHPPDDPAAARRNPLASEGWCYGPRSHGHKGYGSMTAGAVGSLAILNYILEKDWKRDREIQIGLDWLTRFFAVSFNPGPYEHGDGKVDSQHQYYYYMYALERAGVLYGTETFGVHEWYPAGAEQLLKDQRPDGSWANQDGANPVWDTCFAILFLRRATRPLEDVATRPARKP